A genomic region of Manihot esculenta cultivar AM560-2 chromosome 15, M.esculenta_v8, whole genome shotgun sequence contains the following coding sequences:
- the LOC110601812 gene encoding ruBisCO large subunit-binding protein subunit beta, chloroplastic, with product MASTFTAISSVGSLAAANGCVMDKKLAFSSNRLSSFASISGSSFGRRKNAVLRRPCTPKVSAMAKELHFNTDGSAIKKLQTGVNKLADLVGVTLGPKGRNVVLESKYGSPKIVNDGVTVAKEVELEDPVENIGAKLVRQAAAKTNDLAGDGTTTSVVLAQGLIAEGVKVVAAGANPVLITRGIEKTTKGLVNELKSISKEVEDSELADVAAVSAGNNYEVGNMIAEAMSKVGRKGVVTLEEGKSAENSLYVVEGMQFDRGYISPYFVTDSEKMAVEYENCKLLLVDKKITNARDLVNILEEAIRAGYPILIIAEDIEQEALATLVVNKLRGTLKIAALKAPGFGERKSQYLDDIAILTGGTVIRDEVGLALDKAGKEVLGHASKVVLTKDTTTIVGDGSTQEAVNKRVAQIKNLIEAAEQDYEREKLNERIAKLSGGVAVIQVGAQTETELKEKKLRVEDALNATKAAVEEGIVVGGGCTLLRLASKVDSIKDSLENDEEKVGADIVKRALSYPLKLIAKNAGVNGSVVSEKVLSSDNPKYGYNAATGNYEDLMAAGIIDPTKVVRCCLEHASSVAKTFLMSDCVVVEIKEPEPVPAGNPMDNSGYGY from the exons ATGGCGTCCACCTTTACTGCTATATCCTCCGTTGGATCCTTGGCTGCAGCTAATGGCTGTGTGATGGATAAGAAACTTGCCTTTTCTTCAAACAGGCTATCATCTTTTGCCTCCATTTCCGGAAGCTCATTTGGTAGGAGGAAGAATGCAGTTTTACGTAGGCCATGTACACCTAAGGTTTCTGCCATGGCCAAGGAGTTGCATTTCAACACGGATGGATCAGCAATTAAGAAATTACAA ACTGGTGTAAACAAACTTGCAGATCTAGTTGGGGTTACCCTTGGACCTAAAGGCCGAAACGTTGTTCTTGAGAGCAAGTATGGCTCTCCCAAAATCGTTAATGATGGTGTGACTGTTGCTAAAGAG GTTGAATTGGAGGATCCAGTTGAGAATATTGGTGCTAAGTTGGTGAGACAGGCAGCTGCCAAGACTAACGATCTGGCTGGAGATGGGACCACAACATCTGTTGTTCTTGCTCAAGGTcttattgctgaaggtgtcaag GTTGTAGCTGCTGGTGCAAATCCTGTTCTGATTACTAGGGGTATTGAGAAGACCACAAAGGGTCTAGTGAATGAACTTAAGTCAATTTCAAAAGAG GTTGAAGACAGCGAGCTTGCAGATGTAGCAGCTGTTAGTGCTGGGAACAACTATGAAGTAGGCAACATGATTGCTGAAGCCATGAGTAAAGTGGGTCGTAAGGGTGTGGTAACTCTTGAAGAAGGCAAAAGTGCTGAGAACAGCCTATATGTTGTTGAGGGAATGCAATTTGATCGTGGTTATATATCGCCTTATTTTGTCACGGACAGTGAAAAAATGGCAGTTGAATATGAGAACTGCAAG TTGCTTCTTGTTGATAAGAAAATAACAAATGCAAGGGATCTGGTTAACATTCTGGAAGAAGCAATCAGGGCTGGTTACCCAATTCTGATTATTGCTGAAGACATTGAGCAAGAAGCTTTGGCAACTCTTGTTGTGAATAAACTTAGGGGTACTTTGAAGATTGCTGCTCTCAAAGCTCCTGGTTTTGGAGAGAGGAAGAGTCAGTACCTTGATGACATTGCTATTTTAACTGGAG GAACTGTTATAAGAGATGAGGTAGGGCTTGCCTTAGACAAAGCTGGTAAGGAGGTTCTAGGCCATGCTTCCAAAGTGGTACTTACCAAGGACACTACTACCATTGTGGGTGATGGAAGCACCCAAGAAGCAGTGAACAAGAGAGTTGCACAAATAAAAAATCTCATTGAG GCTGCTGAGCAAGACTATGAGAGGGAAAAACTCAATGAGAGAATTGCAAAGTTGTCCGGTGGTGTTGCAGTCATACAG GTTGGGGCACAAACTGAAACAGAgcttaaagaaaagaaattgagaGTAGAAGATGCTCTTAATGCGACAAAG GCAGCTGTGGAGGAAGGTATTGTGGTTGGTGGTGGATGCACCCTCCTGAGACTGGCATCAAAGGTGGATTCCATTAAAGACAGCCTTGAAAATGATGAAGAAAAG GTGGGGGCAGATATTGTGAAGAGGGCTCTCAGCTACCCGCTCAAATTAATTGCCAAGAACGCTGGTGTTAATGGAAGTGTGGTGAGCGAGAAG GTCCTCTCCAGTGACAATCCGAAATATGGATACAATGCTGCAACTGGAAACTATGAAGATCTAATGGCTGCTGGGATAATTGATCCAACAAAG GTGGTTAGATGCTGCCTAGAGCATGCATCATCGGTAGCAAAAACTTTCTTGATGTCCGATTGTGTAGTCGTAGAGATCAAGGAGCCTGAACCGGTGCCTGCTGGCAATCCCATGGACAATTCAG GATATGGTTACTAA
- the LOC110602724 gene encoding probable WRKY transcription factor 50 translates to MSEVSPAATEASMETEEENREEQAVEGESHRLVLPEDGYEWRKYGQKFIKNISKFRSYFKCRKQNCNAKKRAEWSEDKPDNVRIVYDGVHSHSSSSSSSSSSSSSANQYNLLTQVSGNQPPTSQ, encoded by the exons ATGAGTGAAGTTtctccagctgctacagaggCCTCCAT GGAAACTGAGGAGGAAAATAGAGAAGAACAGGCTGTGGAAGGGGAAAGCCATAGATTAGTGTTACCAGAAGATGGGTACGAGTGGAGGAAATATGGCCAAaagttcataaaaaatatttcaaaattcaG GAGCTATTTCAAGTGCAGAAAGCAAAACTGCAATGCGAAGAAGAGAGCAGAGTGGAGTGAGGATAAGCCAGATAATGTGAGAATAGTGTATGATGGGGTTCATTCtcattcctcttcttcttcttcttcttcttcttcgtcttcttctGCTAACCAATACAATCTGTTAACCCAAGTTTCTGGAAATCAACCCCCAACTTCACAATAA